A region of the Fusobacterium simiae genome:
CATTTGTCTTATTATAATTTTCTATTTTGTCATTTATTTCTAACATTCTTTTTTTAATTCTTTGAACTTCTACATCCATTCTTTCTGATTCTGTCATATCTTTTTCAGCTTTCTTTGGAGCTTGCGCAACTACTTCTTCTCCTTCTGTTGTCACTACTTCTCCATTTTCCTCTACAACTTCTGTTGTTTCTGGTTGTGGATTTTCTTTTGCCATTCTTTCTGCTTCTTTTGCTTTTTCTTCTTGCATTCTGTCATATTCTTCTAATAGTCTTTTTTTATCTGCATCATCATCTGCAAATGAAACTGAGCCTACTAAAAGTAATCCTAACACTGTTCCAAATAATATTTTATTTTTCACTTTTGCCCCCTTATTTTTTTATTAATTTGATTAATTGCTTATTGTGCTTGTTCTACTTTTGTTTCTTCTTGTGGAACTTCAACTGGACTTGTTTGTTCTGTAACTTCTGCATTTTGTTCATCCATGATAGATGGTCTAGCTTTTTCTTCCCCCATTATTTCATAGTAGCCTGCTACTTCTGCTTCTTCCCTTGCTACACTTCTTACTACTCTTTCATAGAAATCCAATTTATCCATTGCTTTCTTTCTTGTTGCTTCTAATTTTTCTGCTTCTGTTTTTGGCTTTGCTTCTTCTGCTTTTTTAGCCTCTATCATTGCTTCTACTTCTTCCATAGATGTTATATCACTTGGTTTTATCCCTAATTCTCTTGCTTCTGCTGCTAGTTTTGCTTTTTCTTCTTCTTCTTTTTCTATTCTTGCTCTCATTCTATCTAAGATGTCCATTGCATCTTTTTCATCAGCTGCACTCATTGTTGTCGCTGTTGCTGCTACTGGTGCACTAACTTCTGTACTTGCTGCTGCTTGTTGTTCTTCTAGTGCTTTTGTTTGAGCTTCTGCTTCTTTTTT
Encoded here:
- a CDS encoding FAD-I family protein; this translates as MKNKILFGTVLGLLLVGSVSFADDDADKKRLLEEYDRMQEEKAKEAERMAKENPQPETTEVVEENGEVVTTEGEEVVAQAPKKAEKDMTESERMDVEVQRIKKRMLEINDKIENYNKTNEMIDNLEKNVGELERKVNY